The following proteins are co-located in the Polyangiaceae bacterium genome:
- a CDS encoding DUF4349 domain-containing protein — MTPARSSGIRLAALLAIAAAPWLVGCQKDSSPSGAAPAANAAPATQAAESRLPEVARQVIKRAQVRISVASPAAAQSKTLELAKQQGGYVVSSEQAGSAGEAGPESVHVELRVPAARFEATLAALRGLGSHVGAESVSSEDVTEEFVDLEARLKTQRKLEERYLAILDKAATVKDTLEVEKQLADVRGQIEKLEGRQKYLKSHVSLSTINVTFERERPLVTASTSAITSAGKRAWIDAINVSGGIVVGGVRLAGYLIPVLLLVILPLVLLVRFGVQRVSHRQTRAA; from the coding sequence ATGACGCCCGCCCGTTCCTCCGGAATCCGCTTGGCAGCGCTACTGGCCATCGCCGCCGCCCCTTGGTTGGTCGGCTGCCAGAAGGACAGTAGCCCGAGTGGAGCGGCGCCAGCCGCCAACGCCGCCCCCGCGACCCAGGCTGCGGAGAGTCGATTGCCCGAGGTCGCCCGCCAGGTGATCAAACGCGCGCAGGTTCGGATCTCCGTCGCATCACCCGCGGCTGCGCAGAGCAAGACTCTGGAACTCGCCAAGCAACAGGGCGGCTACGTCGTCAGCTCCGAGCAGGCAGGCAGCGCCGGGGAGGCGGGACCCGAGAGCGTGCATGTGGAGCTTCGAGTCCCCGCTGCGCGCTTCGAAGCCACCCTCGCTGCACTGCGGGGCCTCGGAAGCCACGTGGGCGCAGAATCGGTCTCCAGTGAAGACGTGACCGAGGAGTTCGTCGACCTGGAAGCGCGACTGAAGACCCAGAGAAAACTGGAAGAACGCTATCTCGCCATCCTCGACAAGGCCGCGACCGTGAAGGACACCCTCGAGGTGGAAAAACAACTCGCCGACGTTCGAGGTCAAATCGAGAAGCTCGAAGGGCGACAGAAGTACCTGAAGAGCCACGTGAGCCTGTCGACGATCAATGTGACCTTCGAACGCGAGCGTCCGCTGGTCACGGCGAGCACCTCCGCCATCACGAGTGCCGGCAAACGCGCCTGGATCGACGCCATCAACGTCTCCGGCGGAATCGTCGTCGGTGGCGTCCGACTCGCGGGCTACTTGATCCCGGTGTTGCTACTGGTCATCCTGCCGCTCGTCCTGTTGGTGCGCTTCGGCGTGCAGCGCGTCTCACACCGCCAAACTCGCGCCGCGTAG
- a CDS encoding M48 family metalloprotease yields MNRSSLLLRGIVAILLLIGFYVLALGIAAALLWLVYAQVFLLGHVSIKLALTCVVLAGMIVWSVLPRPDRFEPPGPELREAEYPELFELIRKVAQATGQAMPREVYLVADVNAFVAQRGGVMGLFSRRVMGLGLPLLTLLTVSQLEAVLAHEFGHYHGGDTKLGPWIYKTRSAIGRTIVSLAESGSTVVRKPFEWYGNMFLRVTHAISRSQELAADALAARVVGPTHLAEGLKAVHGGAAAFNAFLNAEYLPVVEAGYRAPLAEGFRDFVGSKRISALVGELVMKELEEASDDAFDTHPPLAQRVASIQQLGAKDTKADMRSALELLGKKHLESRLVTDEVATLKTLPWSKVAEQVLLPRWKKQWQAVVSELGAVTLSELPRTPAKCGKLAARLLKQDLSEVPDDAAHIGAEFVAAALAYRLVDQGWRVRNRVGRPTVLSCGDLRLSPFKDFHAAASGELKPPKLEQRLIDAGVAELRLSDPPD; encoded by the coding sequence ATGAACCGTTCGTCGTTGTTGCTGCGAGGCATCGTCGCCATCCTGCTGCTCATAGGCTTCTACGTCCTGGCCCTCGGCATCGCCGCGGCCCTGCTGTGGCTGGTCTATGCCCAGGTGTTCTTGTTGGGGCATGTCAGCATCAAGCTCGCGCTGACTTGCGTGGTGCTCGCGGGAATGATCGTGTGGTCGGTCCTTCCGCGCCCGGACCGCTTCGAACCTCCGGGGCCGGAGCTGCGGGAAGCCGAGTATCCTGAGCTGTTCGAGCTCATTCGCAAGGTGGCACAGGCGACGGGTCAAGCCATGCCGCGCGAGGTGTATCTGGTCGCGGACGTCAACGCCTTCGTGGCGCAACGGGGCGGCGTGATGGGACTATTCAGTCGTCGCGTGATGGGTCTGGGGCTACCGCTTCTCACGCTGCTGACGGTGTCGCAGCTCGAAGCCGTGCTCGCCCACGAGTTTGGCCACTACCATGGCGGGGACACCAAGCTGGGGCCGTGGATCTACAAGACACGCAGCGCCATCGGACGCACCATCGTCTCTCTGGCGGAGTCCGGCAGCACCGTGGTGCGCAAGCCCTTCGAGTGGTACGGAAACATGTTCTTGCGCGTGACCCATGCCATCTCCCGCAGCCAGGAGTTGGCGGCGGATGCGTTGGCAGCTCGTGTCGTGGGACCCACGCACCTGGCCGAGGGCCTCAAGGCGGTGCACGGCGGAGCCGCGGCATTCAACGCCTTTCTCAACGCGGAGTACCTACCGGTAGTTGAGGCAGGTTACCGCGCTCCCTTGGCCGAGGGGTTTCGTGATTTCGTTGGCTCCAAGCGTATCAGCGCGTTGGTCGGCGAACTCGTCATGAAGGAGCTCGAGGAAGCGAGTGACGATGCCTTCGATACTCATCCGCCCCTGGCGCAGCGGGTCGCGTCAATCCAACAGCTCGGGGCGAAGGACACCAAGGCGGACATGCGCTCCGCTCTCGAGCTACTGGGCAAGAAGCACCTCGAGTCACGGCTGGTGACAGACGAGGTCGCGACGCTCAAGACGTTGCCGTGGTCCAAGGTCGCCGAGCAGGTCTTGCTGCCGCGCTGGAAGAAGCAATGGCAGGCAGTGGTGAGCGAGCTCGGAGCGGTTACCTTGAGCGAGCTCCCGCGGACCCCGGCCAAGTGTGGAAAGCTCGCCGCAAGACTCTTGAAGCAGGATTTGAGCGAAGTACCCGACGATGCCGCGCACATTGGTGCAGAGTTCGTGGCTGCAGCCCTCGCGTATCGTTTGGTGGATCAGGGCTGGCGTGTTCGCAATCGGGTGGGTCGCCCGACGGTGCTCAGCTGCGGGGACCTGCGGTTGAGCCCTTTCAAGGACTTCCATGCCGCTGCGTCGGGTGAGCTGAAGCCCCCGAAGCTCGAACAGCGCCTGATTGACGCAGGCGTGGCGGAGCTTCGCCTGTCCGATCCCCCGGATTGA
- a CDS encoding MarR family transcriptional regulator has product MPPTSEAAPSQQEAPEDVDAIVEAIVFLYTESRRITKGVAGRFGLTGPQLAVIKMLEPVGKLSLSELSWKIRARNSTVTGIIDRMERDGWVERRRFEADRRVVHIALTAKGRRLASGISVEPVSIFRRVLSELSERDARELRRILTKLARRVQTLVAQLPEETS; this is encoded by the coding sequence ATGCCGCCCACGAGCGAAGCTGCCCCGAGCCAGCAGGAGGCCCCCGAAGACGTCGACGCAATCGTCGAGGCCATCGTGTTTCTCTATACGGAGAGCCGTCGCATCACCAAAGGCGTTGCGGGGCGTTTCGGCCTGACCGGGCCGCAGCTTGCGGTGATCAAGATGCTGGAGCCCGTTGGCAAGCTCAGCCTCTCCGAGCTGTCGTGGAAGATCCGCGCACGCAACAGCACCGTCACCGGCATCATCGATCGCATGGAGCGCGACGGCTGGGTGGAGCGCCGGCGCTTCGAGGCGGATCGGCGCGTGGTGCACATCGCTTTGACGGCGAAGGGACGACGCCTCGCGTCGGGGATCTCCGTGGAACCCGTCAGCATTTTCCGGCGCGTGCTTTCGGAGTTGAGCGAACGAGACGCGCGCGAGCTGCGCCGTATCCTGACCAAGTTGGCTCGGCGGGTGCAAACCCTCGTGGCCCAGTTGCCTGAAGAAACCAGCTAG
- a CDS encoding 3-keto-5-aminohexanoate cleavage protein, with translation MNPKDPDICVITCALTGVLANRSQCSGIPYTPEEIGEEARRAYEAGASVTHIHARNDDGTPTFSPAVFARIKEEVRKRSPIILNYSTGTLADDVSEQCTYIRETKPEIAALNMGTMNYSKYSKKRKDFVFDMVFPNTYEKIIKLLSAMNEAGVKPELECFDSGHTHGVWPLVDMGVLKPPLQYSFIVNVLGGIPPLVESLQLQSKLVVPGSEWEVICISHGHWRMLGAGLVLGGNIRTGLEDHLYLPNGEMAKSNGDMVEVAARLCRDVGRRPATVDEARQILGLPAA, from the coding sequence ATGAACCCCAAAGACCCCGACATCTGCGTCATCACTTGTGCGCTCACCGGCGTGCTGGCCAATCGCAGTCAGTGCTCGGGAATTCCTTACACCCCCGAGGAGATCGGCGAAGAGGCTCGGCGCGCCTACGAAGCGGGAGCCTCGGTGACGCACATCCACGCCCGCAACGACGACGGCACCCCGACCTTTTCGCCCGCGGTTTTCGCGCGCATCAAGGAGGAAGTGCGCAAGCGCAGCCCCATCATTCTCAACTATTCGACAGGCACTCTCGCCGACGACGTCAGCGAGCAGTGTACCTACATTCGGGAGACCAAGCCCGAGATCGCCGCGCTGAACATGGGCACCATGAACTACTCGAAGTACTCCAAGAAACGGAAGGACTTCGTCTTCGACATGGTGTTTCCCAACACCTACGAAAAGATCATCAAGCTGCTCTCGGCGATGAACGAGGCCGGCGTGAAGCCGGAACTCGAGTGCTTCGATAGCGGCCACACCCATGGAGTCTGGCCCCTAGTCGACATGGGCGTGCTGAAGCCGCCGCTGCAATACTCCTTCATCGTCAACGTGCTCGGTGGCATTCCGCCGCTGGTCGAAAGCCTCCAACTGCAGAGCAAACTGGTCGTCCCCGGCAGCGAATGGGAAGTGATCTGCATCAGTCACGGCCACTGGCGCATGTTGGGGGCCGGCTTGGTGCTTGGCGGCAACATCCGCACGGGCCTGGAAGATCACCTTTATCTGCCCAACGGCGAGATGGCGAAGAGCAACGGCGACATGGTGGAAGTGGCGGCGCGGCTCTGCCGAGACGTGGGTCGGCGCCCCGCGACGGTGGACGAGGCACGACAAATCCTAGGGCTGCCCGCGGCTTGA
- a CDS encoding enoyl-CoA hydratase-related protein, whose product MQERGYAHISIELDAGVLRVTLNRPDKRNALGSTMVNELLYALDDALSDDEVRVIVITGAGAAFCAGGDFSQFTGAGSEDTLPPKGDFKDLLLRLWRSDKPVVARVNGQAMGGGLGLVAACTFAIASQDAKLGTPEINVGLFPFMIAAALERLMGRRALYKMMLLGERFDAATAVKLGLLNEAVPASELDAAIERLTTALLSKSPLTLRLGMRALAETENLSLDDKLPILGQRLMECLGTEDAREGLSAFLQKRAPVWTGR is encoded by the coding sequence ATGCAGGAACGAGGCTACGCCCACATTTCGATCGAGCTCGACGCTGGCGTGCTGCGGGTCACACTCAATCGGCCGGACAAGCGCAACGCACTCGGATCGACGATGGTCAACGAGTTGCTCTACGCCCTAGACGACGCGCTCTCCGACGACGAAGTGCGTGTGATCGTCATCACGGGCGCTGGGGCGGCCTTTTGCGCGGGGGGTGACTTCTCCCAGTTCACCGGCGCTGGCAGCGAGGATACCCTGCCGCCCAAGGGAGACTTCAAGGATCTCCTGCTGCGACTCTGGCGCAGCGACAAGCCCGTAGTGGCACGGGTGAACGGCCAGGCCATGGGTGGGGGGCTTGGGCTCGTCGCCGCCTGTACATTCGCCATTGCGAGCCAGGACGCGAAACTCGGCACGCCCGAGATCAACGTGGGCCTGTTTCCCTTCATGATCGCAGCTGCGCTCGAGCGGCTGATGGGACGGCGAGCGCTGTACAAGATGATGCTCTTGGGCGAGCGCTTCGACGCGGCCACGGCCGTGAAGCTGGGCCTGCTCAACGAGGCCGTTCCCGCGTCCGAGCTCGATGCCGCGATCGAGCGCTTGACCACGGCCCTCCTGTCCAAGAGTCCGTTGACGCTCCGCCTGGGGATGCGCGCGCTGGCCGAGACCGAGAACCTGAGCTTGGACGACAAGCTCCCAATCCTGGGACAGCGGCTGATGGAGTGTCTGGGAACCGAGGACGCTCGCGAAGGTCTTTCGGCGTTTCTGCAAAAGCGCGCGCCCGTTTGGACGGGGCGCTGA
- a CDS encoding DUF4215 domain-containing protein — protein sequence MSYALRSIIRLLSPVCIALAALALAGPVAAATTIAGGNVINQTWTPAGSPYVIQGDVTVPAGAFLTIQAGTTVQFASTDGQAAGRNTSKVELSVHGTLTVSGTSGNPVLFQSQSGSTSGSWYGLIIESDATGASFAWADIRHGTYGILNEKSGNTLSVVDTTVQTNQYGIYLSDGSPTLTRILSTANQYGVYTVAPATTTINDSQIFSNTSYGIYAYATTGKSGSITVDQTTLDKNGSYGIYTNRAASSAALVANVKNSVITGHGSYGVYRGSSSYPATVNITYTDLWDNGTNTNAAFGTGAFSANPLFVSASNFRLTSNSPARFAGDTGGDIGALPYTGDVTVGLLGTLWTNTTLGLSGSPHTVSGDLTVPKGVTLTLEPGATLSFQTTDAMKAGTNTSKVEFSVAGTLLAVGSKAQPITLTSPGASSGSWIGLLLETDAVNSKLSYLKSERATYGIRYSSTGTGNVLDHLTVTTNQYGIYVDAGAPGLDVITATANQYGLYSVAPGAFSLTNSLISANTSYGIYAYAGTGVSASVSVHSSTLDKNGSYGVYTNRASSSASLSVSVTNSIVTNHGSYGVYRGSSSYPATVNITYSDIWGNGTNTNASLGTGTISQNPNYVSASDLHLQGSSVCIDAGNAAGAPDHDFEGVTRPLDGDGINGTGYDMGAYEFALTSTCGDGIQGAGETCDDGPNNGQYGYCNANCTGLGPRCGDSVKNGPEECDDGNSSNTDGCTNVCKLPVCGDGFAQTGEECDDGNGSNADACLNTCKTAKCGDGFVKAGSEECDDGNSSNTDACLTICKAAKCGDGYVQAGVEACDDGNSNNNDACSNTCSLPGCGDGVQQAGEQCDDGNSDNTDACLSTCLNATCGDGFVRAGVEQCDDGNTSNTDACLATCKTATCGDSYVQAGVETCDDGNSDNSDACLNTCNAASCGDGFVQTGVEACDDGNQNNSDGCSNSCALPGCGDGVRQSNEACDDGNSSNEDSCLNSCLSASCGDGHVWSGTEECDDGNLQPGDGCSPLCETEGGPGGAGGSAGAAGAGGTGTGGFGAFGNFGGQGATAGGGQSSGSSSGCGCELPRRTPSGPAAAFGLALLGLVLVRRRWRG from the coding sequence ATGAGCTACGCCCTGCGATCCATCATCCGCTTGCTTTCTCCGGTCTGCATTGCGCTGGCAGCGTTGGCGCTCGCTGGCCCAGTGGCCGCGGCAACGACCATCGCGGGCGGCAACGTCATCAATCAGACCTGGACTCCCGCCGGTAGCCCCTACGTGATTCAGGGTGACGTGACGGTTCCGGCTGGCGCCTTCCTCACCATACAGGCGGGGACCACCGTTCAGTTCGCGTCGACGGACGGCCAGGCCGCCGGCCGCAACACGAGCAAGGTGGAGCTGTCGGTGCACGGCACGCTCACCGTCAGCGGGACGAGTGGTAATCCGGTGCTGTTCCAGTCCCAGTCCGGGTCGACCTCGGGGTCTTGGTACGGCTTGATCATCGAGAGCGACGCCACGGGCGCGAGCTTCGCCTGGGCGGACATTCGCCACGGCACCTACGGTATCTTGAACGAGAAGTCCGGCAACACCCTGTCGGTCGTCGACACGACGGTGCAGACGAACCAGTACGGCATCTACCTGTCCGACGGTTCCCCCACGCTGACGCGCATCCTGTCCACGGCAAACCAGTACGGCGTGTACACGGTGGCTCCGGCGACGACGACGATCAACGATTCGCAGATCTTCTCCAATACCTCCTACGGGATCTACGCCTACGCGACTACCGGCAAAAGCGGCAGCATCACGGTCGACCAAACGACCCTCGACAAGAACGGCAGCTACGGTATCTACACCAATCGCGCCGCCTCCAGTGCCGCGCTCGTCGCCAACGTGAAGAACAGCGTCATCACGGGTCATGGCAGCTACGGCGTCTATCGCGGTTCGAGTTCCTACCCCGCCACGGTGAACATCACCTACACGGACTTGTGGGACAACGGCACCAACACCAACGCCGCCTTCGGCACCGGAGCGTTCTCCGCCAACCCGCTCTTCGTTTCTGCCAGCAACTTTCGGCTCACCTCGAACTCACCGGCGCGTTTTGCGGGCGACACGGGGGGCGATATCGGTGCGCTGCCCTACACGGGCGACGTCACGGTCGGTCTGCTCGGCACCCTGTGGACCAACACCACGCTGGGTCTCTCGGGATCTCCGCATACCGTGAGTGGTGACCTGACCGTGCCCAAGGGCGTCACCCTGACCCTGGAACCCGGCGCCACGCTAAGCTTTCAGACCACGGACGCGATGAAGGCTGGGACGAACACCAGCAAGGTGGAGTTCTCCGTCGCCGGCACGTTGTTGGCCGTGGGCAGCAAGGCACAGCCCATCACGCTGACTTCTCCAGGAGCCAGCTCGGGCAGCTGGATCGGCCTGCTCCTGGAAACCGACGCGGTCAACAGCAAGCTCAGCTACCTGAAGAGCGAACGCGCCACCTATGGCATCCGCTACTCCTCGACCGGCACAGGCAACGTACTGGATCACTTGACCGTGACCACCAACCAGTACGGCATCTACGTGGACGCGGGTGCTCCGGGCCTCGACGTGATCACCGCGACCGCGAATCAGTATGGCCTGTACTCGGTGGCGCCGGGCGCCTTTTCCCTCACCAACAGCCTGATCTCCGCCAACACGTCCTACGGCATCTACGCCTACGCGGGTACCGGCGTGAGCGCTTCCGTCAGCGTGCATAGCAGCACCTTGGACAAGAACGGCAGCTACGGAGTCTATACCAATCGTGCAAGTTCCAGCGCCTCGCTCAGCGTGAGCGTCACCAACTCCATCGTCACCAACCACGGGAGCTACGGCGTCTATCGCGGTTCGTCCAGCTATCCCGCAACCGTGAACATCACCTATTCGGACATTTGGGGCAACGGCACGAACACCAACGCATCGCTCGGCACCGGAACGATCTCCCAGAACCCCAACTACGTGAGCGCCAGCGATCTTCATCTCCAAGGTTCGAGCGTCTGCATCGACGCTGGCAACGCTGCGGGAGCGCCCGATCACGACTTCGAAGGGGTGACGCGGCCGCTCGACGGCGACGGCATCAACGGCACCGGCTACGACATGGGTGCCTACGAGTTCGCGCTGACCAGCACCTGCGGTGACGGCATTCAGGGCGCCGGCGAGACCTGCGACGACGGTCCCAACAACGGGCAGTACGGCTACTGCAACGCCAACTGCACCGGGCTTGGGCCACGCTGTGGCGACTCGGTCAAGAACGGCCCCGAAGAGTGCGACGATGGCAACAGCAGCAACACCGATGGCTGCACCAACGTCTGCAAGCTCCCGGTCTGTGGCGACGGTTTCGCCCAGACTGGCGAGGAGTGCGACGACGGGAATGGCAGCAACGCCGACGCCTGCCTCAATACCTGCAAGACCGCCAAGTGTGGCGACGGCTTCGTCAAGGCAGGCAGCGAGGAATGCGACGACGGAAATAGCAGCAACACCGACGCCTGTTTGACGATCTGCAAGGCTGCCAAGTGTGGTGATGGCTACGTGCAGGCGGGGGTCGAGGCTTGCGACGACGGCAACAGCAACAACAATGATGCGTGTTCCAATACCTGCAGCCTGCCGGGGTGCGGTGACGGCGTGCAGCAGGCAGGCGAACAGTGCGACGACGGCAACAGCGACAATACCGACGCTTGCTTGTCCACGTGTCTGAATGCGACGTGCGGCGACGGCTTCGTGCGTGCTGGGGTAGAGCAGTGCGATGACGGCAATACCAGCAACACGGACGCCTGCTTGGCTACCTGCAAGACGGCAACCTGCGGCGATAGCTACGTTCAGGCCGGCGTCGAAACCTGTGACGACGGCAACAGCGACAACAGTGACGCTTGCCTCAACACCTGCAACGCGGCGTCCTGCGGCGACGGGTTCGTGCAAACGGGAGTCGAGGCCTGCGACGATGGCAATCAGAACAACTCCGACGGCTGTTCGAATTCCTGCGCGTTGCCGGGGTGTGGCGACGGTGTGCGTCAGAGCAACGAGGCCTGCGACGATGGCAACAGCAGCAACGAAGACTCCTGTCTGAACAGCTGCCTGAGTGCCTCTTGCGGCGACGGGCACGTGTGGTCGGGCACCGAGGAGTGCGATGACGGCAACCTGCAGCCCGGCGATGGTTGCAGTCCGCTGTGCGAGACGGAAGGCGGCCCGGGTGGAGCCGGAGGCAGTGCCGGCGCAGCGGGTGCCGGCGGGACCGGTACGGGTGGCTTCGGCGCCTTCGGCAACTTCGGCGGCCAGGGCGCGACCGCGGGCGGCGGACAGAGCTCGGGCAGCAGCTCCGGGTGCGGCTGTGAGCTGCCTCGGCGCACACCCTCGGGTCCTGCGGCGGCTTTCGGTCTCGCTCTGCTCGGACTCGTGCTAGTCCGTCGGCGGTGGCGCGGCTGA